A genomic stretch from Arachis duranensis cultivar V14167 unplaced genomic scaffold, aradu.V14167.gnm2.J7QH unplaced_Scaffold_143185, whole genome shotgun sequence includes:
- the LOC107472524 gene encoding vacuolar-sorting protein BRO1: protein MKSLTFSKSGLIDPSRQRSAIQLEKAAVVFNLGAIYSQIAASCDRTTALGRHLAMEAFKVAANFFLQLWQVFAKNVVATLDLTLVFAEFLHLLFSAQASELELREELNNNDASYALQQHRCALSFISVYKLYRRAYALIPTDSAARKHVRSFDPTWVTHLYQKKRFFQAEARQRQSSILPESERKSVTSCALDHDAECVPEILVRRICCGSSSVRKLLHEERKQRYIDLNLSEYNPFKMMKYGKLVAYPWDMPPPYPTESAILQSSLSSWSSDSAIPQAYLSSSSSDILAFIPLKKSEPLNLYESLRSYFVLKYSESVAERVDGLLEMLHKLRNQMLRDDLSPPLRRDCLMRYYKCLCMIEPVFPMNASPNPPIFVWYNAINPQQHSSQHNIHLEKASVLFNLGRLKECFTLFQELELKFHVPQPGNPGYPVCMIFYRFS from the exons ATGAAG TCCttgactttttcaaaatctgGACTTATCGATCCCTCACGACAGCGCAGCGCCATCCAATTGGAGAAGGCCGCTGTTGTCTTCAACCTCGGAGCCATCTACAGCCAGATTGCTGCTTCTTGCGACCGTACCACCGCCCTTGGCCGTCACCTTGCAATGGAAGCCTTCAAAGTTGCCGCCAATTTCTTCCTCCAACTCTGGCAGGTTTTTGCCAAGAACGTGGTCGCCACCCTCGATTTGACTCTCGTCTTCGCGGAGTTTCTGCACCTCCTCTTTTCCGCTCAGGCTTCCGAGCTCGAATTACGGGAAGAACTGAACAACAACGACGCCAGTTACGCTCTCCAACAACACCGATGTGCCCTATCGTTTATATCG GTTTATAAGCTTTATCGTAGAGCATATGCACTGATACCTACTGATTCGGCTGCACGGAAACATGTCCGCTCTTTTGACCCAACCTGGGTAACTCATCTTTACCAGAAGAAGAGATTCTTTCAGGCAGAGGCTCGTCAGAGGCAATCATCCATCCTACCCGAATCCGAGCGAAAATCGGTCACATCTTGTGCTCTTGATCATGATGCAGAATGTGTCCCTGAGATATTAGTTAGAAGGATTTGCTGCGGGTCCTCGTCTGTACGCAAGCTGCTACACGAAGAACGAAAACAAAGGTACATTGACCTCAACCTCTCGGAGTACAATCCTTTCAAGATGATGAAGTATGGAAAGCTGGTGGCTTACCCATGGGACATGCCTCCTCCTTATCCAACAGAATCGGCAATCCTCCAATCTTCCTTGTCTTCTTGGTCGTCAGATTCGGCAATCCCCCAAGCTTACTTGTCTTCTTCGTCGTCAgatattcttgcattcattcctTTGAAGAAGAGTGAGCCCTTGAATCTCTATGAGTCCCTGCGCAGTTACTTTGTCCTCAAATACTCTGAGAGTGTGGCAGAGAGAGTAGATGGCCTTCTGGAAATGCTACACAAATTGCGCAATCAGATGCTGCGTGATGACCTTTCGCCACCCCTTCGCCGTGACTGCCTCATGCGTTATTACAAATGCCTTTGCATGATTGAGCCTGTCTTCCCTATGAATGCCTCACCCAACCCGCCTATCTTTGTTTGGTACAATGCCATCAACCCTCAACAGCACTCTTCTCAGCATAACATCCATTTGGAGAAGGCCTCTGTTCTCTTCAACCTGGGACGCCTTAAGGAATGCTTCACGTTG TTTCAAGAGTTGGAATTGAAGTTTCATGTTCCCCAACCTGGTAATCCAGGATATCCTGTATGTATGATCTTCTACCGTTTCAGTTGA